The sequence below is a genomic window from Candidatus Hydrogenedentota bacterium.
TCTGGGACCTCTATGCCGCCACGGGCGATGTGGCCTTTGCGCAGACCTTGTACCACGTAAACAACAAATCCCTCGACGGTCTGCCCCACGACATATTCGGCGAGAATCCCGAGGCCTTTCAGGCGGCCTTGGGTTCGGTCATTGAGAAAGAGGGCGAGGAAATCGCCCTCGGCAGCGTGAATAAGGAGGCGTGGCACCTTGCGATACTGCGCTCGGGCACAGGCGCGAATCGACGCGCGGTGTGGCTGGACTACGACGCGGGCGGCGGCCACGGCCATCAGGACGGCATGAATCTGGGCCTTTTCGCCCACGGGCTGGACCTGATGCCGGAGATGGGCTATCCGCCGGTACAGTTCGGCGGCTGGCAATCGCCCCGGGGGCGGTGGTACACCATGACCGCCGCGCATAACACCGTGGTGGTGGATGGCAAGAACCAGCCGGGCAAAGCGGGCGAGACGACGCTCTATGTGGACGAGCCGCCCTTTCAGATGATTCGCGCATCCGCGCCGGAGTTGAACGACGGCAACCGCTACGAGCGTACGGTTGCGCTGGTCGACGTGGACGACGAAACCTTCTATGTGATCGATGTCTTTCGCGTGTCCGGCGGCACAAACCATACGAAGTTTACCCAGAGCCACTTCGGACCGCTGGCGACCTACGGACTAAACCTCTCCCCCGCCCCGGACTACGGTCACGAGACGCAGACGCGCAATTTCCAGATGGACGCTGGTGCAAAGCCTGGCTGGCTCGGACTCTGGACGGTGGAAGACCAGAACAAACTCCTCCCCGAGCCGGCAGCGCTGGGCCTGGCCTATACAAGCTTTACGCGGGAGGCCTCCGCAGGAACATCGGAGGCGTGGATCGCCACGGGGGGCTACGACGCAACAACGGAACAATGGGTGCCCCGGCTGGTGGAGCAGCGCGTCGCGGCTGACGGGACGCTGGAATCGACCTTTGTGGCGGTGTACGAGCCTTACGCCGGTAAAGGTCCAAAGGTTAAGGCCACCCGCGAACCCGTCGCCGACGAATCGCACGAGAACCTGCCCGAGAACCATGTGGGATTGCGAATTGAGCATCCCGATGGCGGCTATGATATGGTATGGCTTCGCGATCCCGCACACCCGGGCGTCAGTCTCGCGAAACGCGGTGTCGAACCCGTACAGACCGACGGCGAAGTGGCCTGGCTTCGCACCAGCGCCGAAGGCCGCTTGATTCGGGCGGGCCTCGCGCAGGGAAGTTACCTGAAATCGGGTGCATTTACCCTCGAGAATCCCAACAAGTTACCGTACATCACCACGGCCACAAACTAAGGAGTTACCCGTGCGTATTTGCCGATTCCAACGCAGCGACAAAATCGAGTTGGGCTTTTACCACGACGAGGCCATCGTCGCAATCCAGGATGCCGTCGACGTCCACAACCATGGCACGCACCAGTCGATATCGCTCCCCCATGAAGACATTCTCGCGCTCCTGCCCCATGGCAGCCACGCCCAGGAGGCCGAGTCTCTGGCGAAGTGGATCGCCGAGGCGGGCGATTCTCTCGCGCAGTTGGAGCTGGACCCGGCATCGGTGACGCTCCTGAATCCCCTTCCTCCGAATCCGAAGATTTTCCTGCTGGCGGGCAACTACGCGCTGCATATCCAGGAAAGCGGCGAGATCGCGGTGGAACGTCAGGAGACTTTCCCATACCTCTTTTCCAAGCCGCGAACGGCCCTGAATCACCCGAACGGCGAGATCGTCATTCCCAAGGTGAGCCCCGACTTCATCGATTACGAGTGCGAGTTGGGCGTGATCATCGGCAAGAAAGCCAAGGGGGTCAGCGAGGCCGAAGCCCTGGGCTATGTGGCCGGCTATACCGTGGTGAACGATATTTCGGATCGCAAGTACAGGCCCAACCCCGAGCGCAAGGAAAGGCCTAAGGACACCTTTTTCGACTGGATGCACGGCAAGTGGCACGACGGGTTCTTTCCCGTGGGTCCGGCGGTGGCATCGGCCAAGGCGATTCCCGATCCCCAGGTGCTCGATCTGCGCCTGACGGTGGATGGCGAAGAGCGGCAGCACAGCAGCACGGGCCGCATGATCTTCCCCGTCGCGGCGGTGATCGAGTTCGTGTCGCGGCTGGTAACGCTGGAGCCGGGCGACATCATCGCCACCGGCACCTGCGAGGGCATCGGCCTCAGTAGCGGCAAGCTCCTGAAACCCGGCCAGGTAGTGGAGGCGACGATTGAGAAGATCGGCACGCTGAAGAATACGATGGTGGCGGAATAGCAATTGACAGTTGACAGTTGACAACGAAAAACGAGCTCCTCGAATTGTTCTTGAGTCCACTTTGTCCACGGCGTCCACCTCGTCCTCTCGATGTAAATCTTCGGGCCCCGGCCCTGACCATACCAAGGAGAAACCACCCATGTCCCAGTCCCCCACCCTCAGCCGTCGCGGCTTGTTTCAGGGCGCGGCCATAGCTGCGGTCGCGACCGCGCTTACCACTGCACCCAGCCATGCGGCGGGCAAGAAGGCCAAGCTCAAGATGAACGATGTTATCCTTTTCCAGGGCGATTCCATCACCGATGCGGGGCGCGCGAAGGACAATCTCGCGCCGAACCAACTCGCCGCCTTTGGTGACGGATACGCGGCCATGATCGCTTCCCAGTTACTGGGCGCCCATTCGGCCAAAACGCTGCAGTGCTACAATCGCGGCATCAGCGGCCACAAGGTGCCCGATCTTGATGCGCGCTGGCAGACCGATACGATTGACCTGAAGCCCGCACTGCTGAGTATTCTCATCGGCGTGAATGACATGTGGCATGCGCGCGCGGGCAAGTACGATGGCACTGTGGCTATCTACGAAACGGGCCTCAATGCGCTGCTTGCACGGACGCGGGAGGCCCTGCCCGAGACAACCCTGGTGATTTGCGAGCCTTTCGTGCTGCGTTGCGGCGCCATCGACGACACCTGGTTCCCGGAGTTCGACGAACGGCGCGCGGTGGCGAAGGCGGCGGCGAAAACGGCCGGGGCGCTTTTTGTGCCGTTTCAGTCCATGTTTGACGAAGCCCTGAGCGCTTCGACCCCACCGGAGTACTGGGCGAAAGACGGGGTCCACCCCACCATGGCGGGCCATGCCCTCATGGCGAAGACGTGGCTGGATGTGACGAAGCTTGGTTGATTTCCGTGACCACGGATGGCACCGGCATCACGGATAAATCATTCTGTTCTACAATCGATTTCCGTGTAATTCCGTGCCATTCCGTGGTCAGTTCTTTTTTTGACTACGGAAATGCACGGACCTTGCTTCACTGCCCCATTCGAGGAATTTCAATCTTGGGTTACCGATACACGCCACGTACGACTGCACTGTTGCTGATCTGCCTCGCAACATTCGTCTCCGCAGCCGAAGCGGGCGGCCCGAAAGACAAGACCGTGACCCTCTACGTCATCGGCGACAGCACGGCTGCGGCCTATCCGCCTGAACGGTACCCCCTCCATGGCTGGGCCCAGGTGCTGCAGGAGCACTTCGACCCCGCGCGCGTCCATGTCGATGATCGCGCCAAAGGCGGCCGGAGTTCGAAGAGTTTTTACGAGGAGGGCTCCTGGACACCGATTCGCGAGGTGCTGAAACCCGGGGACTGGGTGTTCATCCAGTTTGCCCACAACGACCAGAAGAAGGACGAGCGGAATCGCTTCACCGATCCGGCCACGACCTTCCCGGAACATTTGCGGCGCTATGTGGAAGAGACACGCGCGGCGGGCGCGCGGCCGGTCCTGTTGACGCCCATCAATCGCAACCGCTGGATTTCGCCGACGCGCATGGGCGACACCCACGGCGATTACCCGGATGCGACGCGACGGCTGGCGCGCGAGATGAGGGTTCCATTGATCGACCTGCACAAGCTGACGCGAAAACGCTTTACCCGCCTGGGACCGGAGAAAACCACGAAGCTCTTCCTCAATCTTGCGCCGGGCGAACACCCGAACTACCCGGAGGGCAAGGAGGACAACACCCACCTGCAAGAGTCAGGCGCGCGCGAAGTAAGCGCCCTCGCGGTGAAAGGGATCAAACGCCTGCCCCTGCGAACCTGTCTGAAAGACTACCGCGAAGCCCGCTATGCCAGGGGCTTCACAAAGTCCGCCAGAGTCTTCCAGGCCTCTTCCAACTGAGGGCGGCTCATGTTGGTGCTGTGGTAGACCCCGCCGGTGGTTTCCAGGTCGATGCGCCACGCATGAGTCTTGTCCATCGTCATGGCCTTCCGCATGCCGGTAATCGACTCCAGGGGAAGCACCGGTGTCCTTGCGGGCATGTAGTAGTGTAGGCGGACGGCGCCTTCGCGAATTTCAATGCGGTAGAATTCGCCAAAGGCCGTGTTCCAGGCGATGTAGGTAAGAAACAGCGCCACGCCCAGCCCGCAGACCGCGCCCGTGCGGGGCATGGCGTCAAAATTGCGATAGGGGGGTCGTCGCGCGCCGGGCAAGGCGGCAACCGCGAAGATCACCCCGCCAAGCACGACACCTATCGTCGTCATAAACGCGAGAAAGAAATACCCGCCCCCTGGATCGGCGAGGGTTAAATCAACCATTGCTTGTCGTCCTTCCGGAGCCATGCTCCCGGCGAATGAATGCCCACCCGCCTCTCTCCCAGCCGATGCTACCACAGCGGAGGGAGGCCGGCAAGCCCGTTGCCGGTTTGAATTGACCGGTTCGAAGGGGTAGCATGGCGCGGCCTGCGGGCTACATTACCGCAAGTACTATTGACGGGCGTGAAATATTCATGTTCCGGGGAGTTTCACAATGTACGATACCATTATCATTGGCCTTGGGGGCATGGGGGCCGCCACG
It includes:
- a CDS encoding SGNH/GDSL hydrolase family protein → MSQSPTLSRRGLFQGAAIAAVATALTTAPSHAAGKKAKLKMNDVILFQGDSITDAGRAKDNLAPNQLAAFGDGYAAMIASQLLGAHSAKTLQCYNRGISGHKVPDLDARWQTDTIDLKPALLSILIGVNDMWHARAGKYDGTVAIYETGLNALLARTREALPETTLVICEPFVLRCGAIDDTWFPEFDERRAVAKAAAKTAGALFVPFQSMFDEALSASTPPEYWAKDGVHPTMAGHALMAKTWLDVTKLG
- a CDS encoding fumarylacetoacetate hydrolase family protein, whose protein sequence is MRICRFQRSDKIELGFYHDEAIVAIQDAVDVHNHGTHQSISLPHEDILALLPHGSHAQEAESLAKWIAEAGDSLAQLELDPASVTLLNPLPPNPKIFLLAGNYALHIQESGEIAVERQETFPYLFSKPRTALNHPNGEIVIPKVSPDFIDYECELGVIIGKKAKGVSEAEALGYVAGYTVVNDISDRKYRPNPERKERPKDTFFDWMHGKWHDGFFPVGPAVASAKAIPDPQVLDLRLTVDGEERQHSSTGRMIFPVAAVIEFVSRLVTLEPGDIIATGTCEGIGLSSGKLLKPGQVVEATIEKIGTLKNTMVAE
- a CDS encoding rhamnogalacturonan acetylesterase, which translates into the protein MCLATFVSAAEAGGPKDKTVTLYVIGDSTAAAYPPERYPLHGWAQVLQEHFDPARVHVDDRAKGGRSSKSFYEEGSWTPIREVLKPGDWVFIQFAHNDQKKDERNRFTDPATTFPEHLRRYVEETRAAGARPVLLTPINRNRWISPTRMGDTHGDYPDATRRLAREMRVPLIDLHKLTRKRFTRLGPEKTTKLFLNLAPGEHPNYPEGKEDNTHLQESGAREVSALAVKGIKRLPLRTCLKDYREARYARGFTKSARVFQASSN